One window of Nocardia nova SH22a genomic DNA carries:
- a CDS encoding FecCD family ABC transporter permease produces the protein MRAPRRWSRITLVFAGSLALLVVLTLISAAVGQVPTTPLEVAGSVLHRIGLDWGPMPHHPAGEVTLWQVRFPRVVLAILVGAALATAGALLQGVFANPLAEPGVIGVSAGAAVGAGVVIVVGGAFAAAWSVAAGAFVAGLGTTLAVYLLSRSRGRTETVTLVLTGVAINAFAGGVMSYLLFTASPAARDQIVFWQMGSLNGATWQAVAIVAPLTAVGVAAAILLAPRLDLLALGESAARHLGVDVERLRRNVIVIVAILATAGVAFTGIILFVGLIVPHVVRMLVGPAHRVLIPLSAILGAVVLLAADIGARTLVHNADLPLGMLTSLVGGPFFFWLLRRTRARSGGWA, from the coding sequence ATGCGCGCGCCGCGCCGGTGGTCGCGCATCACGCTGGTGTTCGCGGGATCGCTCGCCCTGCTGGTGGTCCTGACGCTGATCTCGGCCGCGGTCGGGCAGGTTCCCACCACCCCGCTCGAGGTCGCCGGGAGCGTGCTGCACCGGATCGGCCTGGACTGGGGGCCGATGCCGCACCATCCCGCCGGTGAGGTGACGCTGTGGCAGGTGCGGTTCCCGCGCGTGGTCCTGGCGATCCTGGTCGGCGCCGCCCTGGCGACCGCCGGTGCGCTGCTGCAGGGAGTGTTCGCCAATCCGCTCGCCGAACCCGGTGTCATCGGCGTGTCGGCGGGGGCGGCGGTGGGCGCCGGGGTGGTGATCGTCGTCGGTGGTGCGTTCGCCGCCGCCTGGTCGGTCGCCGCCGGTGCGTTCGTCGCCGGGCTCGGCACCACGCTGGCCGTGTATCTGCTGTCGCGATCACGCGGCCGCACCGAGACCGTGACCCTCGTGCTGACCGGTGTGGCGATCAACGCCTTCGCCGGGGGCGTGATGTCGTATCTGCTGTTCACCGCCTCCCCCGCCGCCCGCGACCAGATCGTGTTCTGGCAGATGGGCAGCCTCAACGGCGCCACCTGGCAGGCGGTGGCGATCGTGGCCCCGCTGACCGCCGTCGGCGTGGCCGCGGCGATACTGCTGGCCCCGCGCCTGGATCTGCTGGCCCTGGGCGAATCGGCGGCGCGGCACCTCGGTGTCGACGTGGAACGCCTGCGGCGCAACGTGATCGTGATCGTGGCGATCCTGGCCACCGCGGGGGTGGCGTTCACCGGCATCATCCTGTTCGTGGGACTGATCGTGCCGCATGTGGTACGCATGCTCGTCGGCCCCGCGCACCGCGTCCTGATCCCACTGTCGGCGATTCTCGGCGCGGTCGTGCTGCTGGCCGCCGACATCGGCGCCCGCACCCTCGTCCACAACGCCGACCTGCCACTGGGCATGCTCACCTCCCTGGTCGGCGGACCGTTCTTCTTCTGGCTGCTGCGCCGCACGCGTGCGCGCTCGGGAGGCTGGGCATGA
- a CDS encoding heme/hemin ABC transporter substrate-binding protein: MRCLDRARPADTAVPCPRPARTPVRWLIALLGLVLVVAAGTGCGSGGGTAGDRQGPATATIANLDPAPIQPAPTPALPVTVHSFDGSDVTVTSADRIVAVDRSGTLTQIVYALGLGSKLVGRSTSASFPAVHDVPNVAGGNGSINIEAVAVQRPTVFLTDTTSATPTMRDQLRALGITVVYFDPNRTLDGVVPMIHAVADALGVHEQGVKLADRTSGEIGAATAAVPKHQPPLKIATLYLRSTAITMLAGPGSGADALATALGGVDAGTAAGLTEQFTTITSESMIAAAPDVLIVMSDGLQSVGGVDGLEKVPGVAQTPAGRNHRVVDMSDSVLLSFGPQTGHVIQALSEAVYGTRPA, encoded by the coding sequence ATGAGGTGTCTCGACCGTGCCCGCCCCGCGGATACCGCCGTCCCGTGCCCGCGTCCGGCCCGCACTCCGGTGCGATGGCTGATCGCACTGCTCGGGCTGGTTCTGGTCGTCGCGGCCGGGACGGGCTGCGGCAGCGGCGGTGGCACCGCCGGTGACCGGCAGGGCCCGGCCACCGCCACCATCGCGAATCTCGACCCCGCGCCGATCCAACCCGCGCCCACCCCCGCACTGCCGGTCACCGTGCACTCCTTCGACGGCTCCGACGTCACCGTCACCTCCGCCGACCGGATCGTGGCCGTGGACCGCTCGGGCACCCTCACCCAGATCGTGTACGCGCTGGGCCTGGGCTCGAAGCTCGTCGGCCGCTCCACCTCGGCATCGTTCCCCGCGGTGCACGATGTGCCGAATGTCGCGGGCGGCAACGGCAGCATCAACATCGAGGCGGTGGCCGTCCAGCGGCCCACGGTGTTCCTCACCGACACCACCAGCGCCACCCCTACCATGCGCGACCAGTTGCGCGCACTGGGCATCACGGTCGTCTACTTCGATCCGAACCGCACCCTCGACGGTGTCGTCCCGATGATCCACGCCGTCGCCGACGCGCTCGGCGTCCACGAGCAGGGCGTGAAACTGGCCGACCGCACGAGCGGTGAGATCGGCGCCGCCACCGCCGCGGTGCCGAAACACCAGCCGCCGCTGAAGATCGCGACGCTGTACCTGCGCAGCACCGCGATCACCATGCTCGCCGGACCGGGATCGGGTGCGGACGCGCTGGCCACCGCGCTCGGCGGCGTCGACGCCGGGACCGCCGCCGGGCTCACCGAACAGTTCACCACCATCACCAGCGAATCCATGATCGCCGCCGCACCCGACGTGCTGATAGTGATGTCCGACGGGCTCCAATCCGTCGGCGGCGTCGACGGGCTCGAGAAGGTCCCCGGCGTCGCGCAGACCCCCGCGGGCCGTAACCATCGCGTCGTCGACATGTCCGATTCGGTCCTGCTGAGCTTCGGACCGCAGACCGGGCACGTGATCCAGGCGCTGTCCGAGGCCGTCTACGGCACCCGCCCGGCATGA